The sequence AATACCTCTGGATTTGCAATGTTTGTTGGTTTCCCATTTATGAAATTCAAGACATTTTCAAATGCATTTCTAAAATACAATTCGTAACTGCTTTTTTCAACATATCCTAAATGAGGAGTACAAATTACATTAGGGAGCTTAAGTAATTCATAATTTTTATCATAGATTGGTTCCTCTTCATAAACGTCCACTCCTGCGTACGACGGTTTTCCGGCTTTTAAACTCTTTAATAATTTTCCTTTTTCGATCAATTCTGCTCTGGCGGCATTAATCAAAATAGAATTATCTTTCATTTGCAGTAAGTCAGATTCTTTTACTATGCCGTATGTACTTTCATTTAGACGAAGATGTAGTGTCACAATATCAGCATCTTTAAAAAAGTCTTCTTTTGAATTTGCCTTCTTAAAACCATGTTCAATGGCTTTTGCTTTTGACGATTCGCTTCCCCAAACTATTACTTTGGCGCCAAAAACCTTGGCATATTGAGCAATGCGCTGACCAATTTTTCCATACCCCCATATTCCTATGGTTTTTCCATGGATTGTAGAGCCAATATTTGTTTGCCATTTCCCATTTTTCATTTCTTCCATTGCATTTGGAATTTGCCTTACGGTATTAAGCAATAGTGCCCATGTTAATTCTGCCGGTGCAATAGGGGAGCCTATTCCTTCAGCGACAGCGATTTGATATTTTGTGCAATCAGATAAATTTAGATGGTTAGATATTTTCCCGGTCTGACTAATTAATTTCAAATTCGGCAGCAATGAAATTAGCTTTTCATTTATTGCAGTTCTTTCGCGGGTTAAAACAATAATGTCAGAGTCTTTTAGCTTTTCTGCCAGTATTTTTACATTTTTTTCGGTGTTATGAAGAATCTCAACGTTCTGATCTTTCAAAATTTTAAAGCAGTCAAGCTTTTCTATTACATGTTGGTAATCGTCTAAAATTGTAATTTTCATAATCTTGCAATTAAAGGTGGTTTATTTGATAATTTTTCAGCTACCACTTTAATGTGGTTTTGAATGATAAATACAGAATGTCATCACCAACGCCTGTCGTTTTTGGATAACTTCCTGCTTTAAAATACGAAGCATCTAAAGCAAATGAAAGGTTGCTATTTTGCTGATAATTGGTTTCCAATACATAATACTGGCCCATCGTTTTCTTCTTAGAGCTAAATAATGAGTTTACCCTTGGTCTGTTTTGGATCATACCGGGAGAATATGTACCGTCTTGATTGCTATTCCTTGCAAGGAAAAATGCCTCGGCTAAAATGTTTAACTTTTGAACCGGATTTATTTTTATATAAGGATATACACTAAACATGTTTGTCGCACCAATAGGAGCCGCCAGACCATATGCTGGTTTTGCGTACAGAAGATTGTAGGTGTTCAATTTATTGTCGGTGTTATCTTCGTCTCCGGACGCTAAATTTGCTGCAAATCCTATGATTCCTTTCTTAGAAGGAAATACATTTACATTTACATCTGTTAAAATATTGTAGGCTTCAATTTTAAGATCATTGAATTTTCCGGTTTGATATGCCCCTTCAAATTCGAAATTAGCATTTTTAAAATTTGAAAATAAACGTATTCCACATGTATTACGATTTTCAAATCCTGATTGATAATTATACATCCTGTCCCTTGACTGAAAGTTTATGACATAATAATCTAATCCGATTTTTTTGTTGGAAAGGTATTGTGTTCCATATATTCCCAAAAGACCGTCATGCATGCTTTCATCATCAAATACATATTTTTTTGAGATTACTTTAGATACTGCAAATAAATCAAGCGATCCGTTTGGAAATTTTCTTTTAACTGTAAGCCCGTCGAATGACTGTCTTGTATTTGGACCTTCTCTTACGGTAATTACCCGATGATTTCCAAAATAAATTTCCTGAAATCCTAGTCGGAAATTCCAATTTGTAAGTTTTAATTCGGCAAATGCCTGATGTAAGCTCAACTGGTTCTCTTCAATTTCCGGAACTACCGGATTGTTATTGAAAAAGCGTGACGTATTATTCAGTTGCATAAAAAACCTAAAGTTTTTGCCCAACTCGATATCTGTATGTAACATTAAACGATGCCAAAGTTGTGTAACATCGGTATTCGAATAGGTTGGCGGTACATCACCAAAATTGATATTGTCATAATATTGGAACTGTTCTCGTAATTCACCTCCGAACGAAATGAAATAATTGTTGTCTAGTTTAATATATTTTAAATTATCTAACTTCTTCTTAATAGTATCATTTTTCAATGATGTAAAATCATCATTGTAGCGTACTAGGCTTATTTTGTTTTGAGCCGGGGCTTTTGAAATTGCAAACAAACTTATTAACAAAGTTATAATTATATGTTTTTTCATTGTCTCTATGTATTACACCTCACTATTTTACACCTCCATTAATAAATCATTGTAAGAAATGCGGAGAAGTTGGTGCTGATTTTAATTTTTAAACTCTATACTTTTATATCGGATTAAAAGATATTTGAATCCAGTATATCGGTTGAAGAATAAACAACCGCAGTCCACTACTAATAATATAGTGACCTGCGGGTTTTCGCTCTTGCTATTATGGTTTGATAATATGTCCGGTTACTTTTCCGAATACACTTTTTCTGAACATAAATTCCAGTTGTCTCATTGTCGTTGGAATTTCTCCAGGGAAGTAAGGGAAGTATTGGGGTGAATCTTCAATTACTGTAGGACTTACTGCATTAATACGGATACCGTTTTCCAATTCGATAGAAGCAGCTCTTACAAATCCTTCTACAGCTCCGTTAGCGGCGGAAGCATTTGCAAAATTCACTTGTGGTTCATGAGTTAATGCACCAGTAATTAATGTAAATGATCCTTTCGGATTAATGTATTTCTGACCAATCAATACGAGATTAATCTGCCCCATCATTTTACCTTCAACACCATTTCTGAAGGTCTCATTGTTTAGTTTGCTCCACGGACCTACAAACGTTGGACCGGCAGTTGAAATTAATGCGTCAAACGGACCCACTTGTTTGAACATATTTTCAATTGATTCAGTTGAAGTAATGTCGGCGGCGACATCACCTCCTTTTGAAGCAACTTTAATTACTTCATGCTCATTCTCTAGAGCTTTTACTAAATGTGTTCCCATAGTGCCTGTTGCACCCACAATGATAATTTTCATAACGATAATTTTTTAAAGATTAATTTGTTTTAATTTCCTTTGACAAAGGTATTTTACCATGTTGTCTCGATGTTAGGACAATATTTGAGTTAAATAGGACATTTCTTAAAATGACAGTAATTGAATTTGGATGGAGTTTAGAATTGTTCTAATATCAATTTTTTGCTGGCTGCCATTCCAGCAGTAGTACCCATTGCAACGGCATTGGCAACGGTTCTCATGCGGGTAGTATTATCGCCTGAAGCGTAAATACCATAAATAGATGTTTCTTGGAATCCATTTACTTTTAAATATCCATCTTCAGTAACTTCACATCCTAGGGCTTCCGGTATTGAGCAATGTTGGATAAATGGACGGGGAGAATACAATGCGGTAAGTGGTAAAACCGTATCGTCATTAAAGACAATATTTTGAATATGCCCGTCGATATGATCAAGTTTTTTGATTTCCTTTTCAACAATCTGTATGTGGTGAGATTTCAATTTTTGAACTTGTTCAAAGGTTAAAGTTGATTTTCCATTCGTGTAGATTGTTAAATCTTTTGTCCAATTAATGATCATTTTTGAAAGTTCATAAGCATAATCACCATTGCCTAGAATACCTGTTTTTTCATTACGTACTTCATATCCATGACAGTAGGGACAATGCAGCACCGAAATTCCCCAACTTTCTGAAAATCCAGGAATATCAGGCATTATGTCTTTAATTCCTGTGGCGAAAATTAGTTTTTTAGCGGCATACTTTTCTCCGGAGGCTGTTTCTATCTTAAATAGATCTTCTGTTTTTACTCCTTTTACTGCATAATCATCTGTAAAAGTTACAGTATTATATACATTTACCTCATTTTTGCCCATTCCTGCAATAATTGCCGGAATTTCACCATCCTGAGTTAAAAAATTATGAGAATAGGGAGTTTGATAATTACATGGTTTACCGCTGTCGACTACCAGAACTTCTTTCAGAGCCCTTCCTAATGCCATCGCTGCTGCAAGCCCTGAGTAGCTTCCGCCAATGATAATTACATCAAATTGTTTCGTCTTTGTTTTCATAATAAAGTTGTTAAAAGGAAATGGAAAAGTGATTGCAAACATCCCAAAACCAACTTGCTTAATAAATTTCCGTCGTGTTAAGTTGTTCTGGTTAGCCATCTAATGTAGTTTTAGTGGTGATTTTTATATTGCATGTTTACTTATTATCTTTTGAGCTGAATTGGCGTATGATAAAGTCAACAATAGGAACTCCAATAAATACAATAAAGGGAACCAGCACGATGGTCAGGATGAATGTTCGTTGATAAATTGGGAATGTATTTAATGCTTTACCAAAAAGGAATAAAAAAAGCGTGATTGATGGATAAATGGCTAGCCATATTTTTAATGATGCCATTAATTTCATTTTTGTTTTCATAATGATTTTCTTTTGAAATAAATTTACAAGGCAAAATTACTTCGGCAGAAAACCATACAGTTAGGACAAAGTTGAGAATGAATAGGACTATTTTTTAGTTTTGGATAACGAGGGGTTTTTATGTGTTATTTTAGATATTTATTTATTCTTTGCAACTTATACTCAGGTGAAGAATTAAAGAAAATATTTAGTAGATTCATATGCCCAGCACCATAGATGACTAGGATTTTATCCGATGTATTAGTATTTATTTTTTGGATGTTACGGAAAATTTTCAGATTCCTGTTGAACCACCAACCTGTTGTAAAATCTACACCAAATGAATGATTGCTTTCCGTTTCGTATTTAAACGTACCTACTAAATAATTACCCAAATCCTTTTTTAAGTTCTTCGGATTATTGAGTTCCTTAAGTTGAGCAATTATACCTTTGGTCTTAAAAATATCCTTTGAATAATGAATAAGTGACGTATCAGGATTTTTATAAAAGAATTCATTGAATTTTTTTCGTACGTTTGCATCATTAGCCAAAAGACTATCGATGTTTTTGTAGTAATGTCCCCAATCGTTAACACAGTAGATTTTTTTTAAATTTAATTTTTTGGCAGTTCTAAAACCAATTTGTTGGTACTCTTCACGGTTAAGTTCGTAATTGCCTTCCAGATAGCATTGGTATAACGAATCTATTGTAGGTTGTAATGCAGGATCTACTTCAACTGCAATAATGGTGGGTCTAAATTTTAAAATCTTTTGTACTATTGTATGAATTTCATCCTGATACTTTTTATCAAGAACATCTATCTGGTCATTTTGATCGACTTTCTTCACATCCCGATTATGGAACGCAAAATGGAATGTTCCTAGGGTCAGAACTTCTTTTTGCTTTGTCTGAGCAGATATAACCGTTGCTACAAATAGTAATAGCAATTTAAAAAATAAGATGATGGTTGTTTTCATATGGTTTTCCTTTGAGGTAATTTTGTTGAACAAAATTACTTTATACTCAACCATTTGATTAGGACAAAAATGAGAATCAATAGGACTTATCTGAAGTTCTGCCTGTACATTTCGGGAGATACTGTTGTATGTTTTTTAAAAAAACGGGTAAAGTAGGAAGGGTCCTCATAGCCCAGGTTATATGCAATCTGACTGATCTGGTTGGATGTGGCTAATAGTTGACGTTTAGCTTCAAGAATAATAGAGTCGTTAATAACTTCGGATGGGGTTTTATTTAATAGGGATTTAGTGATTGTACTTAATTGATAGGGAGATAGATAGAGCCAATCAGCATACTGCGACACTTGCTTATGTGTGGTAATATTTGTCTCAATCAACTCTAGAAATTGCTCTAATTTTTCCTGTATGTATGGAGTACTTGCAACTGGTGTTGTTACTTTATCCTGTCTTTGTCGAAGCAGTTCGATCAGAAATATGCTCAGGTTGGCTTTCAGGACTTCCTGATATCCTTTTTCTTTTTCGGAGTATTCCTTCAATGCATTTAATACGATGTTCTCAATTTTTGTAAACCCTCCTGGTTCGAGTTGATACCTGTTGTATTGTATCAGTTTTGTCAAATGATTTTGTGAGGCACTATTGTGTGAATACAGAAAATCAGTTTTGAACTGAATAAGATAGCCTGTTCCTTTTATTTTCAAACTAAGACGGTGTACCTGTCCGGGGCGCATGACAAAAACTGTATGTTCTTGTATATTATAATGGGTGAAATCTATCTCATGTTCACCAGATCCTTTCTTTATTATTAAAATATAAAAGAAGTCGTGCCTGTGGAGTTCTTGCACCATATCATTCTCGGCAAGCAACGGTGCGATATCCCTAATAGAATAACTACTGGAAAGTTGTGGCTCATCTTGTTGATTAATATTTCTAACAGGGATATCCTTCATGTAGAAAAAATAACATCAAATTTAATATTTTATATTTAGCACTCAAAATAATTTAGATCGTGATAATGAAAGCTTTTTGGATGAAGTTTCTACAAAACAAAAAGCTACATATGACTATAATCGATCTTTGAAAATGCATTTTTTCTTTTTGCAATTAATCAATGAAAATATTCTGGGTAATTATATACCTTAGTGTACCAAATCAAAAAAAGCTTGATAATACTATACTTATTTTAAACATCAAATTTATTAGCAGTAATTAATAAAAGTAAGTTTTATATAAAATTACTATTTGTTACACTAAAGTATGTTGGCGCCCTTCTTACATAAGTAATGATGGAGGAAGTTACTCCAGAAAATGTAATTATTTGGTCCGATTATCTAATAGTGGTTATTTAGAGCGATATAACAATGATTGAATTAACAATATAAAAAAAGGTTGGATTAAATGAAAAAGTTGTAATTCAAAGCTGGAAATTTATTCGAAAAATATTGTAAATAAAATGGTGTCAACTGTATTATTTGGCACCGTTTGGCATCTGTACCCGTAACCGAAGAAATATCGAAACATTTGGTGGAAGATTTAGAAAGAATTGTAGAATTAAATAATCCTGTCATGTGACCAAGACGAGCTTATCTTCTAACACTTTTATAGATTGTGTGAAATTTTGCAAGAATTGCAAAGCTGATCTTGTCAGTAAGTTTTATTATAAGCTAACTTTTTGCGATTATTGACAAGATTCTAAAATAGAATGAAATGACCATCTAAATTTTTTTGTGATTTATGTTTTGCATATAGTGATCCCTTACAATTAAAAAGAGGATTCTATCCTTTATTAGGAATTTTATTTATATTTGAAAATGAATATTTATGAAATATTAGATCCGGATTTCAAGAAGGAAATTGCAGAGAGTAGAGATTTAAAATTGTTCCCTGCAGGTACAGTTATTTTAGATATCGATTCCTATGTAAATTATATTCCTCTTGTTATGTCAGGGAGTGTTAAAGTAGTACGTACGGAGGAAGATGGAAGAGAAATTCTACTTTATTATCTGACTCCCGGAGAAAGCTGCATTTCATCTATACTTTCAGGATTGACTCAAGATACTTCTAAAGTTAAGGCTGTGGTAGAGGAAGATGCGGAAATCCTGATGTTGTCTTTGATCAAGGCAAAGGAATGGCTTACAAAATATCCTGAATGGTCTACATTTGTTTTTGAACTTTACCATAAAAGATTTGAAGACCTCGTAACGATGGTCAACTCAATAGCTTTTCAAAAAGTAGATGCAAGGATTCTATATTTACTGAATCAAAAATCCCAGTTATACAAGTCCAAGGAACTTAATGTAACCCATCAGCAGTTAGCAGATGAGCTTGGAATTACGAGGGAAGCTGTGAGCCGTGTTCTGAAACAGATTGAGACGGACGGTAAAATAAAACTTTCCCGGAACAAAATTACCCTATTGTAACCTTCATCACTGACAGGCTTTTATTTCCATCTTAAATTTGCATCATTAACTTAAAAAACAATACAATGTTAGATGCAATAAAAAACCTTTTCGGGATGGATAAAACTGATTATGCAGATCTTGTGAAGCAAGGTGCGGTGATTGTGGATGTAAGAAGTAAAAGCGAATATGCGGGCGGGCACATTAAAGGTTCCCTGAATATTCCTGTAGACCAGCTGGATAAAAATCTGTCAAAACTAAGTAAAGATAAAACCATTATCACCTGTTGTGCTTCAGGAATGAGGAGTGCCTCAGCAAAAAGCATTCTGCAGAATCATGGTTACAAAAATGTTCATAATGGCGGTGGATGGATGAGTTTAAACAACAAAATTTAAAACAATGGAAGTACATTATTATACTGTAAATGTTGAATGGAAAGATAACCGTAAAGGTGAAATGTCTTCTCCCGAACTTTCACAGAATATAGAAGTGGCAACTCCGCCTCAATTTCTTAAAGGGATAGAAGGCGTTTGGTCTCCGGAACATCTTTTCACAGCAGCAGTAAACAGCTGCCTGATGACTACATTTCTGGCCATAGCAGAAAACTCAAAGCTAGAATTTTCAGATTTTCAGTGCAAATCCAAAGGAAAGCTTGAGCAGGTAGAAGGTAAATTCCTGATGACTGAAGTAATTCTGGAACCTGTTGTTACCATTAAAAACGAATCCGAAAGAGAAAAGGCAGAAAGGGTTCTTCAGAAATCCGAAGCTAATTGTTTGATATCCAATTCTGTGAAATCAAAGATAATAATGATTCCACAAATAAAAGTGATATAGTATTTCCACAGTTTAAATTTTTTAACCGCTTTGCAGGCGGTTTTTTTATGTTCATTCAGGAAAAATCTCCTTATGTGATGTTGGTTACTGTACAATAGATTTCATCAATCTAATTTTGCTTTAAAATTAGAGAAATGAGAAAATTAGCCATACTTATTTTATTATTGACAACCTATTCAG is a genomic window of Chryseobacterium nakagawai containing:
- a CDS encoding NAD(P)/FAD-dependent oxidoreductase; its protein translation is MKTKTKQFDVIIIGGSYSGLAAAMALGRALKEVLVVDSGKPCNYQTPYSHNFLTQDGEIPAIIAGMGKNEVNVYNTVTFTDDYAVKGVKTEDLFKIETASGEKYAAKKLIFATGIKDIMPDIPGFSESWGISVLHCPYCHGYEVRNEKTGILGNGDYAYELSKMIINWTKDLTIYTNGKSTLTFEQVQKLKSHHIQIVEKEIKKLDHIDGHIQNIVFNDDTVLPLTALYSPRPFIQHCSIPEALGCEVTEDGYLKVNGFQETSIYGIYASGDNTTRMRTVANAVAMGTTAGMAASKKLILEQF
- a CDS encoding D-2-hydroxyacid dehydrogenase family protein: MKITILDDYQHVIEKLDCFKILKDQNVEILHNTEKNVKILAEKLKDSDIIVLTRERTAINEKLISLLPNLKLISQTGKISNHLNLSDCTKYQIAVAEGIGSPIAPAELTWALLLNTVRQIPNAMEEMKNGKWQTNIGSTIHGKTIGIWGYGKIGQRIAQYAKVFGAKVIVWGSESSKAKAIEHGFKKANSKEDFFKDADIVTLHLRLNESTYGIVKESDLLQMKDNSILINAARAELIEKGKLLKSLKAGKPSYAGVDVYEEEPIYDKNYELLKLPNVICTPHLGYVEKSSYELYFRNAFENVLNFINGKPTNIANPEVLESL
- a CDS encoding short chain dehydrogenase, encoding MKIIIVGATGTMGTHLVKALENEHEVIKVASKGGDVAADITSTESIENMFKQVGPFDALISTAGPTFVGPWSKLNNETFRNGVEGKMMGQINLVLIGQKYINPKGSFTLITGALTHEPQVNFANASAANGAVEGFVRAASIELENGIRINAVSPTVIEDSPQYFPYFPGEIPTTMRQLEFMFRKSVFGKVTGHIIKP
- a CDS encoding alginate export family protein; this encodes MKKHIIITLLISLFAISKAPAQNKISLVRYNDDFTSLKNDTIKKKLDNLKYIKLDNNYFISFGGELREQFQYYDNINFGDVPPTYSNTDVTQLWHRLMLHTDIELGKNFRFFMQLNNTSRFFNNNPVVPEIEENQLSLHQAFAELKLTNWNFRLGFQEIYFGNHRVITVREGPNTRQSFDGLTVKRKFPNGSLDLFAVSKVISKKYVFDDESMHDGLLGIYGTQYLSNKKIGLDYYVINFQSRDRMYNYQSGFENRNTCGIRLFSNFKNANFEFEGAYQTGKFNDLKIEAYNILTDVNVNVFPSKKGIIGFAANLASGDEDNTDNKLNTYNLLYAKPAYGLAAPIGATNMFSVYPYIKINPVQKLNILAEAFFLARNSNQDGTYSPGMIQNRPRVNSLFSSKKKTMGQYYVLETNYQQNSNLSFALDASYFKAGSYPKTTGVGDDILYLSFKTTLKW
- a CDS encoding Crp/Fnr family transcriptional regulator codes for the protein MNIYEILDPDFKKEIAESRDLKLFPAGTVILDIDSYVNYIPLVMSGSVKVVRTEEDGREILLYYLTPGESCISSILSGLTQDTSKVKAVVEEDAEILMLSLIKAKEWLTKYPEWSTFVFELYHKRFEDLVTMVNSIAFQKVDARILYLLNQKSQLYKSKELNVTHQQLADELGITREAVSRVLKQIETDGKIKLSRNKITLL
- a CDS encoding OsmC family protein, which gives rise to MEVHYYTVNVEWKDNRKGEMSSPELSQNIEVATPPQFLKGIEGVWSPEHLFTAAVNSCLMTTFLAIAENSKLEFSDFQCKSKGKLEQVEGKFLMTEVILEPVVTIKNESEREKAERVLQKSEANCLISNSVKSKIIMIPQIKVI
- a CDS encoding helix-turn-helix domain-containing protein → MKDIPVRNINQQDEPQLSSSYSIRDIAPLLAENDMVQELHRHDFFYILIIKKGSGEHEIDFTHYNIQEHTVFVMRPGQVHRLSLKIKGTGYLIQFKTDFLYSHNSASQNHLTKLIQYNRYQLEPGGFTKIENIVLNALKEYSEKEKGYQEVLKANLSIFLIELLRQRQDKVTTPVASTPYIQEKLEQFLELIETNITTHKQVSQYADWLYLSPYQLSTITKSLLNKTPSEVINDSIILEAKRQLLATSNQISQIAYNLGYEDPSYFTRFFKKHTTVSPEMYRQNFR
- a CDS encoding DUF5694 domain-containing protein produces the protein MKTTIILFFKLLLLFVATVISAQTKQKEVLTLGTFHFAFHNRDVKKVDQNDQIDVLDKKYQDEIHTIVQKILKFRPTIIAVEVDPALQPTIDSLYQCYLEGNYELNREEYQQIGFRTAKKLNLKKIYCVNDWGHYYKNIDSLLANDANVRKKFNEFFYKNPDTSLIHYSKDIFKTKGIIAQLKELNNPKNLKKDLGNYLVGTFKYETESNHSFGVDFTTGWWFNRNLKIFRNIQKINTNTSDKILVIYGAGHMNLLNIFFNSSPEYKLQRINKYLK
- a CDS encoding rhodanese-like domain-containing protein; protein product: MLDAIKNLFGMDKTDYADLVKQGAVIVDVRSKSEYAGGHIKGSLNIPVDQLDKNLSKLSKDKTIITCCASGMRSASAKSILQNHGYKNVHNGGGWMSLNNKI